A window of Candidatus Bathyarchaeia archaeon genomic DNA:
TTTAGCGATATGTGATGCGAAAAAGTTTTTTGGACTGGTAGGGGCTCAAGCATAATTAGGATCAGCGTTACCGCTATTAGGGAGGCGGCTAACTGTATAAAGTAGAGGGGTCTTATGCCCTCCGAATTTATTCCGCCGAAAATGGATACAACTGTCGCCGCAAAGTATGGGGCGAATAGGGCTGGTATAGCCCATATCACGCGTGAGAGGCTCATTGCTAAGGCTCTTCTCCCAGAGGAGGTTACACCAACTATTATTATGTCGGTTAGCGGCATTATGAGAAGCATACTGATCCTCATCAAAATTATAGCTGGGATCAGCATCCACCAGTTTAACGCGCAGCCGTAGAGGAGGGCGACGAGCGCTGAGAAAATCAGTCCAAGGAGAAGCATCCTCTTAACGCCAAACCTGTCTATAAGATAACCTGCAGGGGCCGAGAAAGCTGAGCTAACCACCCCGCCCACACTTTCAAGCGAACCCAGCTCTACGGGGTTTGCCCCCAAAGCCACAGCGTAAAGCTGATTGTACTGCGCCGAGAGGCCTGATGACCATGTCTGCAAGCCTATGGAGAAGAGTAGAACTTTAAACCTCCTGTCCAAACGTCTAAGGAAATCTGAGATCATCGCTAATATTCCTCGCAGCAAGCGTATTGCCGCTCTTCTAGAGCCTAAAGCATCTTAAATCTTAAACCCTACACTTATTTAAGGTTGAGGTTAAAAACCCTGTGAAATTATGCGGCCCCATTAAGCAATAAATAAGCGATAGGGAGACGAAGCCTTCTTCCCATAGGAGACTTAAAATGCGCGTTCAGCTGTCATGTCAACCATCCTCTGAATCTCCTCCTCGAGATCTTTTGGCAGCCCGAATATGCTTACGTCCATGAATCCCCTTACAATTAGGGCCTCGGCCTCGCTTTTTGAGAATCCTCTAGCCATTAAATATTGAATTTGTTCTTCAGATATTTTTCCGACGGCAGCCTCATGCGACAGCTCAGCGCCTTTAGCCTTAGCCACAAGCTCCGGCACAGCGTAGATCATGGCTTCATCTGAAAGTAGAAGCCCCCTGCACTCTAAGTGGGCTCTTGTGTCACTATGCTCTCCCTGCAGTAGGCCTCTAGCATATATTTGCGCCTTGTCGGCCGCTATGGTTCTGGATATCACCTCGCCCCTGCAGCCCTCGTTCTGCAAAACTATCTTTGAGCCAACATCGATGTATGAGTTGCCTACCCCATAAATTATTGTATTGAATCTGGCGCGCGCATTAACGCCCCTACAATACGCTACTGGATACATTTGTAGGCTCTTAAGGGGCTTGAAGCACATATAATTGCTCACGAACACGCCGTTATCCTCTATCATCGCTCCGGATCTAGGCCTAGAGTCGAAATTTTGAGCCCAATTATGAATCATGGTGAATGTTAGTTTTGCTTCCTCCTTAATATAGAACTCCGTTATGCCGACGTGGAGGCCGCGTTGAACGCTGGAGTGGAGGGTGCAGCCGGTTATTATCTGCGCCTCTGAGCCGGGTTCAGCGATTATTATGTTATGAACATTCTGGTTTAAATTGTCGGTTGAGATGAATAGGCATGCTTGTAGCGGTATTATGACTTTCTGGTCTTCAAGTATTCTAATAAAATATCCTTGATCCCAGTAAAGCTCGGCTAAGGCCGTATACTTATCCGTATCAACGCTCACGAGCTTCCACCAATAGTCTTTCAACCAATCATACTTTCTAAGAGCCTCCTTAGCGCTCATAATTTCAATTTTATCCTCAAAGATCTTCTGGACGGCTCTAAATATAACTGAGTGATCTATTTGGAAAAAGGTTGCAGCCCTGCTCTCCTGCTCTGGTAGAACGCCCACCTCGACAGCTCTTTCCAGAATCTCCTTTGGAAGGCTTGATACTGGACATGGCTCCCAGTTTTTAGGCTGCCTAGAGTACTGGCTTATATCCAGATCCGGCCCGAACGCTGACGGTTTATTTATAGCTCGCAGCGCAGCGTCCTTACTTTCAGGCATTTCTCACACCACGCGTAACCCTCATTTAATATTTGACCCAGTATCTTTGTTGGGTGACCTGAGCAAACTATTGTGCCATTCATCAATACATGCGCAACATTAGCGTTAATATACTGCAATATAACGCCAAGATGCGTAATTATCAGGGCGGATCGCCCCTGCAGCGCCTCGTTAATCACCGTCCCCAAAATCCTTAGGTTTTCAACATCGACCCCGGAATCCGGCTCATCAAGTATTAGAAAATCGCTGTTTTGGGCTAAAACCTGAAGCACCTCAGACTTCTTAATCTCCCCGCCGGAAAAACCTAGATTTATGTCTCTTTCAAGAAAACTGCTTGGAAGCTTAACCTTCCTGAGGATCTCATTTATTTTCTCTTCGTTTGGCGTCATGCGCCTTAAGATCCCGCCGAGCTTTACACCTCTTATTGCTGGCGGGTTCTGAAAGGCTACGCCTATACCCATCCTAACCCGTCCATCGGTTGAAAGGCTGGTTATATCTTTCCCCTTAAACAATATCTTTCCCGAAACAATCTTATATGCTGGAAAACCCAGGATAGCCATTATCAGCGAGCTTTTCCCAGACCCATTCGGCCCAAATAAAACGTGGGCTTCGCCCTCAGGTATCTGCAGGTTTACGTCGTTCAGTACTCTTCTTCCGGAAACCTCGACGCTTAGATGCCGTACCTCAAGTATAGGCGCACTCATAAGGAATCATCCTCAAATAGTTGGGGGCGGCGGCTAATTAACGTTTCCCTTAACTCACAGCGGAATCTTCCTCTATGCTGGCCTTCTGCCTATTAATGCCCCATATCATCTTCGGATCCACTTTCGGTCTTCTATCAAAGGTGTATAGACCGTTCGTTTCCTGCTCTATATCGTATAGCTGCGTATAGCAGAAGCCTGAAACATCCCTATTGAAGAGTAAACTCTCAGTTAAAGCCTTATACCGCTCAACGTACTCCTCAATTGTTTTAGGCCTTTCGCCGTAACCCCAGCTCTCGCCGGGTTTCGCCTCTAATGGGTTCCACCATATCCCACCGTACTCGCTCACGATGAAAGGCTGGCCTTTATAGGGCAGGTTCCTCAAAAAATTCATTTGTGATCCTCTAAGGTCGAGAGGCTCTGAAGTCTTCTTAGGTAGATCCGCGTAATGGCTCCTGAATATTTCAGGTTTCTGCTCGTAGTCGTGAACATCATATATGTCTATTTCTTCGCTGACATGTGTCCAACCGCTGCAATCGATAACCAGCCTAGTTGGATCAATAACCTTAGTTAAGTGCACAACCCTTCGAATAAACTCGACGCATGTATGATCGTTTACGTCAATAGATCTCTCATTAAATGGTGTCCATATGATGATGGATGGGTGATTGAAATCTCTCCTAACAATGCTGATCCACTCGTCTAATAAGGCGTCTCTAGCCGACGCATTAGATAAATCGGCGCCCCAGTCCGGAAACTCTCCGGCCGCAAGATAGCCGAGCCTATCAGCCCAGTAAAGGAAGCGCGGCTCAAAGACCTTTTGATGAAGCCTAGCGCCGTCGAACCCCATGTTCTTCGCTAGCTCTATGTCGCGTCTCAAAGCGTCGTCTGATGGCGCAGTGTAAATGCCGTCGGGATAATATCCTTGGTCTAGAACGAGCCTTAGGAAGCGCACTTGATTATTAAATAAAATTTTGTTTTTTGATACTCGTATCTCACGAAAACCTACGTAAGAGCTGACCTCGTCTGTTAAGCCGTCTGCGGAGGTAAGTTTGAGGAGCAGCCTATATAGGTATGGGTCTTCCGGAGACCATGAACGCGCGTCCGGAACACTCATATAAATGTGGCTTAATGGCTTAAATGAGGATGTCTGGGCCTCAGCTACCATTTTGCCCCCATCATATATTTCAGCTGAAACAGCATACTTGCCCCCATCACCCCCAACATGAAGCTCCACGAAGACGCTTCCGCTGCCCGGCTCCGCCACAACTTTAAAGTAGTCTATGTATTGGCGTGGGACGGCTTCAAGCCAAACGGTCTGCCAAATACCCGTTACCCGAGTATATAGGCATCCGTAAGATTTTAGGCGGTGGCTTTGTTTACCAGTTGGCTGGAGACCACTCCTACAGTCATCTAGGGCCCAGACGACTAGCTCGTTGTCGCCGGGCTTCACTAGACCAGTTATATCGAATGTGAAGGGCGAGTATCCACCTTTATGAGCGCCGGCTAAATGACCGTTAACCCAAACAGTCGCCTTATAATCTACCGCGCCAAAGTGGAGCAGTATGCGGCCATCAAGCCACTCATCCGGGACGCTGAAAAATCGCCTATACCAGACGGATTCCATGAAGTCTTTCTCCCCAACACCCGAGAGAGCGCTTTCAGGCGGGAAAGGCACAATTATTCTTCTTGAGAAATCTTTTCCGCTGCTCCAGCCTTTCTCAAGACCGCTTTTAGCGTTATCTATCTCAAACTGCCATTCGCCGTTAAGGTTTATCCACGTCTTTCTCTCGAAGTCGGGTCTAGGGTGCTCCGGCCTAGGGATGCTCAAATAATTCAACCCCTGTTCTCCAAGTTCAGTCTATGTAGATGTGAGAGAACCTCAAATATAATCTTGGCGGCTTGTAGGGCTGTTATGCCGTAGTCGTAGTGTGGTGTCACCTCGACGAGGTCAAAGGCAACTAGACGTTGATCGCATACTCCAAGCAAAATGTCTAGAAGCATGCTTATAGATAATCCTTCGGGCTCCGGGTTTTGAACCGCTGGCGCAAACGCCGGGTCTAAAACATCCATGTCAAGCGTAACATAGATTTTGCTGCAGTCGGACAGCGCGCCTCTAATCTCCCGCAAAATGTTCTCAAGATTATCCTTTATA
This region includes:
- a CDS encoding MFS transporter; translation: MISDFLRRLDRRFKVLLFSIGLQTWSSGLSAQYNQLYAVALGANPVELGSLESVGGVVSSAFSAPAGYLIDRFGVKRMLLLGLIFSALVALLYGCALNWWMLIPAIILMRISMLLIMPLTDIIIVGVTSSGRRALAMSLSRVIWAIPALFAPYFAATVVSIFGGINSEGIRPLYFIQLAASLIAVTLILIMLEPLPVQKTFSHHISLKLDLIRGYRDLLRSERWLKHWLAALAVMRLGGMSAPFIPLWIVQVKGADQQFLGLMGTLSVLAQILLQIPMGSLADRIGRKKVFLILRPILYAGTLMLIWAPNHAVLALAGILGAVGLMGPGGLSGVGGISFIPFITMYWENFPAEKRGMVQGISGLLDFIGSLASLLGGLLWSMGYREMVIILPLLADLLILVPVFMRIPEGLNKT
- a CDS encoding ABC transporter ATP-binding protein; this encodes MSAPILEVRHLSVEVSGRRVLNDVNLQIPEGEAHVLFGPNGSGKSSLIMAILGFPAYKIVSGKILFKGKDITSLSTDGRVRMGIGVAFQNPPAIRGVKLGGILRRMTPNEEKINEILRKVKLPSSFLERDINLGFSGGEIKKSEVLQVLAQNSDFLILDEPDSGVDVENLRILGTVINEALQGRSALIITHLGVILQYINANVAHVLMNGTIVCSGHPTKILGQILNEGYAWCEKCLKVRTLRCEL
- a CDS encoding glycoside hydrolase family 2 TIM barrel-domain containing protein, encoding MSIPRPEHPRPDFERKTWINLNGEWQFEIDNAKSGLEKGWSSGKDFSRRIIVPFPPESALSGVGEKDFMESVWYRRFFSVPDEWLDGRILLHFGAVDYKATVWVNGHLAGAHKGGYSPFTFDITGLVKPGDNELVVWALDDCRSGLQPTGKQSHRLKSYGCLYTRVTGIWQTVWLEAVPRQYIDYFKVVAEPGSGSVFVELHVGGDGGKYAVSAEIYDGGKMVAEAQTSSFKPLSHIYMSVPDARSWSPEDPYLYRLLLKLTSADGLTDEVSSYVGFREIRVSKNKILFNNQVRFLRLVLDQGYYPDGIYTAPSDDALRRDIELAKNMGFDGARLHQKVFEPRFLYWADRLGYLAAGEFPDWGADLSNASARDALLDEWISIVRRDFNHPSIIIWTPFNERSIDVNDHTCVEFIRRVVHLTKVIDPTRLVIDCSGWTHVSEEIDIYDVHDYEQKPEIFRSHYADLPKKTSEPLDLRGSQMNFLRNLPYKGQPFIVSEYGGIWWNPLEAKPGESWGYGERPKTIEEYVERYKALTESLLFNRDVSGFCYTQLYDIEQETNGLYTFDRRPKVDPKMIWGINRQKASIEEDSAVS
- a CDS encoding SufD family Fe-S cluster assembly protein, which gives rise to MPESKDAALRAINKPSAFGPDLDISQYSRQPKNWEPCPVSSLPKEILERAVEVGVLPEQESRAATFFQIDHSVIFRAVQKIFEDKIEIMSAKEALRKYDWLKDYWWKLVSVDTDKYTALAELYWDQGYFIRILEDQKVIIPLQACLFISTDNLNQNVHNIIIAEPGSEAQIITGCTLHSSVQRGLHVGITEFYIKEEAKLTFTMIHNWAQNFDSRPRSGAMIEDNGVFVSNYMCFKPLKSLQMYPVAYCRGVNARARFNTIIYGVGNSYIDVGSKIVLQNEGCRGEVISRTIAADKAQIYARGLLQGEHSDTRAHLECRGLLLSDEAMIYAVPELVAKAKGAELSHEAAVGKISEEQIQYLMARGFSKSEAEALIVRGFMDVSIFGLPKDLEEEIQRMVDMTAERAF